A single Cucumis melo cultivar AY chromosome 4, USDA_Cmelo_AY_1.0, whole genome shotgun sequence DNA region contains:
- the LOC103502835 gene encoding NADH dehydrogenase [ubiquinone] 1 alpha subcomplex subunit 2 yields MAWRGQLSKNLKELRILLCQSSPSSAPARAFVEKNYKDLKTLNPKFPILIRECSGIEPQLWARYDMGIERVARLEGLSEAQISKALEDLVKVGAS; encoded by the exons ATGGCATGGAGAGGACAGCTATCCAAGAATTTGAAGGAGCTTCGAATCTTACTCTGCCAATCATCTCCTTCAAGCGCCCCCGCTAG GGCTTTTGTTGAAAAAAATTACAAGGACCTCAAGACTTTGAATCCCAAATTTCCAATTTTGATCCGCGAATGCAGTGGAATCGAGCCCCAATTATGGGCTAGATATG ACATGGGCATTGAGAGGGTTGCTCGTCTGGAGGGGTTGAGTGAGGCACAGATCTCAAAGGCACTCGAAGACCTGGTTAAAGTTGGGGCATCATGA